The Candidatus Pantoea soli genome window below encodes:
- a CDS encoding septation protein A has product MKQLLDFLPLVVFFIFYKLYDIFVASGALVIATGIALVISWVLYRKLEKMTLFTFVLVAVFGTLTYVFHNDEFIKWKVTVIYSLFALALLYSQWFMKQPLIQTMLGKELQLPRTVWRRLNIAWALFFLACGLANIYVAFWLSQEFWVNFKVFGLTGLTLLFTLLSGVYIWRQMPQQEQK; this is encoded by the coding sequence ATGAAGCAGTTACTCGATTTTCTTCCCCTGGTGGTGTTCTTCATCTTCTACAAGCTCTATGACATTTTTGTCGCGTCAGGTGCGCTGGTGATTGCTACCGGTATCGCGCTGGTGATCAGCTGGGTGCTGTACCGCAAACTGGAGAAAATGACCCTGTTCACCTTTGTGCTGGTGGCGGTGTTCGGCACGCTGACCTATGTCTTCCACAACGATGAATTCATCAAATGGAAAGTCACCGTCATCTACTCACTGTTCGCGCTGGCGCTGCTGTACAGCCAGTGGTTTATGAAGCAGCCGCTGATCCAGACCATGCTGGGCAAAGAGCTGCAGCTGCCAAGGACGGTCTGGCGCAGGCTGAATATCGCCTGGGCGCTCTTCTTCCTCGCCTGCGGCCTGGCAAATATCTACGTCGCGTTTTGGTTATCGCAGGAATTTTGGGTTAATTTTAAAGTGTTCGGTCTGACTGGCCTCACCCTGCTGTTTACCCTGTTAAGCGGTGTTTATATCTGGCGACAGATGCCGCAGCAGGAACAAAAATAA